One window from the genome of [Clostridium] celerecrescens 18A encodes:
- a CDS encoding MerR family transcriptional regulator has translation MLIKVVCEKCKLTKKAIEYYESKNLIHPNILENGYRDYTDADISVLKEISVLRKCGISIADIAEIRNSLNKPAALAKCKYITELRRQRLNNIQKCIDSLIADYDVNREFDYLQTHDEDLYTIKEKLVFAFPGNYGLYISMHFGRFLNGTIETEDQRKAYDAIVQYLDHVGLYLPSELSEFLEAFFTVSTKSDAVKVEEETNDRMLDMLTDTEGYLERNHEQIEQYINYKNSEEYKNSEAAKIQRFMLDFQKESGYQEVLIANMKILSPSYAEYLKKVEAANEIMLKKFPKAKDMYE, from the coding sequence ATGCTGATAAAAGTAGTTTGTGAGAAATGCAAGCTGACAAAAAAGGCGATAGAATATTATGAATCTAAAAACCTAATACATCCAAATATTCTTGAAAATGGATATAGGGATTATACCGATGCCGATATATCGGTACTTAAGGAAATTTCGGTTCTTAGAAAATGCGGTATCAGCATTGCGGATATTGCAGAAATAAGGAACAGCTTAAATAAACCGGCAGCTCTAGCCAAGTGCAAATATATTACAGAATTACGGAGACAGCGTCTGAATAATATACAAAAGTGTATCGACAGCCTGATCGCAGATTACGATGTAAATCGGGAATTTGACTACCTGCAGACACATGATGAAGATTTATATACCATAAAAGAGAAATTAGTTTTTGCTTTCCCCGGAAACTATGGCCTTTATATATCCATGCATTTTGGCAGATTCCTGAACGGGACAATAGAAACCGAGGATCAACGAAAAGCCTATGATGCAATCGTGCAATACCTAGATCATGTAGGTCTATATCTGCCTTCAGAACTTTCTGAATTTCTGGAAGCCTTTTTCACTGTAAGTACAAAAAGCGATGCAGTAAAAGTTGAAGAAGAAACAAATGACAGGATGCTCGATATGCTGACTGATACAGAGGGATACTTAGAGCGCAATCATGAGCAAATAGAACAATATATTAATTATAAGAATTCTGAAGAGTATAAGAACTCCGAGGCTGCTAAAATTCAAAGATTTATGCTGGATTTTCAGAAGGAAAGTGGCTATCAGGAAGTTTTAATTGCCAACATGAAAATACTAAGCCCCTCTTATGCTGAGTATCTGAAAAAAGTTGAGGCTGCTAATGAAATTATGCTGAAAAAGTTTCCGAAAGCAAAAGATATGTATGAATAA
- a CDS encoding 6-phospho-beta-glucosidase, whose protein sequence is MFKKDFLWGGAIAANQCEGAYEADGRGLANVDVLPYGEDRYAVASGKMKMLCPDAQHFYPTHQAIDFYHSYPEDIKLLSEMGLKCLRISIAWSRIFPTGEEDTPNEAGLRYYENVFLECKKYGMEPVVTINHFDCPIPLIRKYGGWRSRQMIPLFTRYAKCLFQRFHGMVKYWLTFNEINMILHLPFLGAGLVFQEGDLETQVKYQAAHHELVASALVTKIAHEIDLDMKIGCMLASGSVYPYSCRPEDVLCAQQRSQEAYFFTDVQARGYYPEYSIKRLEREGVKLQMDPEDVVILRENPVDFVSFSYYQSHCAKADMPDLKTLSNVDGDVKNPYLECSQWGWGIDPIGLRITLNELYDRYQKPLLIVENGFGAKDEISPDGKIHDQYRIDYLKAHIKAAIDAVDLDGVNLFGYITWGPIDLVSATTGEMSKRYGYIYVDRDDFGCGTLRRMKKDSFYWYKEVIASNGLSVQQ, encoded by the coding sequence ATGTTTAAAAAGGATTTTTTATGGGGTGGTGCAATTGCAGCCAACCAGTGTGAAGGCGCTTATGAAGCAGACGGAAGAGGCCTGGCCAATGTAGATGTACTTCCTTATGGCGAAGATCGATACGCAGTAGCTTCCGGTAAGATGAAAATGCTTTGCCCTGATGCGCAGCATTTTTATCCAACGCATCAGGCAATCGACTTCTATCACAGCTATCCCGAGGATATAAAGCTTCTATCCGAAATGGGCTTAAAATGCCTCCGCATCAGCATTGCCTGGAGCCGCATTTTCCCCACTGGTGAAGAGGATACGCCAAACGAAGCAGGGCTGCGTTACTACGAAAACGTATTTCTTGAATGTAAGAAATATGGAATGGAGCCTGTGGTCACCATTAACCATTTCGATTGCCCGATCCCCCTCATCCGTAAGTACGGCGGCTGGCGCAGCCGCCAAATGATTCCCTTGTTTACCCGATATGCCAAGTGTCTGTTTCAGCGGTTTCATGGAATGGTCAAGTACTGGCTCACCTTCAATGAGATCAACATGATTCTTCACCTTCCGTTTTTAGGTGCCGGACTGGTTTTCCAGGAAGGGGATCTGGAAACACAGGTAAAGTATCAGGCCGCACACCACGAATTGGTGGCAAGCGCCCTGGTCACCAAAATCGCACATGAAATAGACCTCGATATGAAAATCGGCTGTATGCTGGCCTCCGGCAGCGTGTACCCTTACAGCTGCCGTCCCGAAGACGTACTTTGCGCCCAGCAGAGGTCGCAGGAGGCTTACTTCTTTACGGACGTACAGGCCAGAGGTTATTATCCGGAATATTCCATAAAACGCCTGGAGCGCGAAGGTGTAAAGTTACAAATGGATCCTGAGGATGTGGTGATCCTGCGTGAGAATCCTGTGGATTTTGTCTCCTTCTCTTATTATCAGAGCCATTGTGCCAAAGCGGATATGCCAGATTTAAAGACCTTGAGCAATGTGGATGGTGATGTCAAAAATCCTTATCTGGAATGCAGTCAGTGGGGGTGGGGCATTGATCCCATCGGTTTAAGAATTACACTTAATGAACTGTATGACCGGTACCAAAAGCCGCTGCTGATTGTTGAGAACGGCTTTGGTGCTAAAGATGAGATATCGCCGGATGGGAAGATCCACGACCAGTACCGCATCGATTATCTGAAAGCGCATATCAAAGCGGCAATAGACGCAGTTGATTTAGATGGGGTAAATCTATTTGGTTATATTACCTGGGGCCCCATTGACCTGGTCAGCGCAACTACCGGAGAAATGAGCAAGCGCTATGGTTACATATACGTAGACCGGGATGATTTTGGCTGCGGTACACTGAGACGAATGAAAAAAGACAGCTTTTATTGGTACAAAGAAGTAATTGCATCCAATGGTTTAAGCGTGCAGCAGTAA
- a CDS encoding PTS transporter subunit EIIC, with protein MSNTINITAIIEGLGGIDNIAKVGNCMTRLRLTVRDAALVDRKKLQAIQGVMGLAGDESNPQVILGPGKADAACQEIRKIQGGESHASIDHVEEFNQKKKGRNEIFTIISQIFTPLIPAFAGTGLLYGIMKLLQYIYIYFGVQLFNPAGIADGGSVFMAALSVIAGSFFSIMNIAVAGQAAKVRGGNLFVGLAVGAIVTNVGALNGVAMGIMNLQFKSGLGGTFAALLGGMLAAKIEKSARKKLPNSLQIHFPALFSVVITGLALLFIIQPICGIVSDTLSSAILWLVYNAGALGGAIISGTFLFLVAMGIHHIVTPINTLLLQEVGYTCLQGFTSLAGAGLAGVAVGLLIRYRDKKKYGKLRSAVFGNILTQLLGISEPMIYGISLPLWKPFLAANLGGACGGFVLGLFKTQGAETMMVSGLMGALVNTKPLAYLLGYAAAVIGAAFFTCLLGVKNENMAVFLEDETEISNV; from the coding sequence ATGAGCAATACGATCAACATTACGGCAATTATCGAAGGTCTGGGCGGCATTGATAATATTGCGAAAGTGGGGAACTGTATGACACGTCTGCGGTTGACCGTTCGTGATGCGGCACTGGTAGACAGAAAGAAGCTGCAGGCGATCCAGGGGGTCATGGGACTGGCCGGAGATGAAAGCAATCCCCAGGTAATCCTGGGTCCTGGTAAAGCGGATGCGGCCTGCCAGGAAATCCGTAAAATACAGGGGGGCGAATCACATGCGTCCATAGATCATGTAGAGGAATTTAATCAAAAGAAAAAGGGCAGAAACGAGATCTTCACAATCATTTCTCAGATCTTTACTCCACTGATTCCTGCTTTTGCTGGTACGGGCCTTTTGTACGGCATTATGAAGCTGTTACAGTATATTTACATCTATTTTGGTGTCCAGCTGTTCAATCCTGCCGGAATTGCAGATGGAGGTTCTGTTTTTATGGCGGCGCTCAGTGTGATTGCAGGTTCTTTCTTCTCCATTATGAACATCGCGGTTGCAGGGCAGGCCGCCAAGGTTCGCGGCGGCAACTTATTTGTAGGTCTTGCTGTCGGCGCAATCGTTACGAATGTTGGTGCCTTAAACGGCGTTGCCATGGGTATCATGAATCTGCAATTCAAAAGCGGCCTGGGCGGAACCTTTGCCGCACTGCTTGGCGGTATGCTGGCTGCTAAAATTGAAAAAAGCGCAAGAAAGAAACTTCCGAATTCGCTTCAGATCCATTTTCCTGCTTTATTTTCGGTTGTGATCACCGGATTGGCATTGCTGTTTATTATCCAGCCTATTTGTGGTATTGTAAGTGACACCCTTAGCTCTGCTATCCTGTGGCTTGTCTATAATGCCGGTGCACTTGGAGGCGCTATTATTTCCGGTACCTTCCTTTTCCTGGTTGCCATGGGGATTCACCACATTGTTACGCCCATCAATACGTTACTGCTACAAGAAGTTGGATATACGTGCCTTCAGGGCTTTACCTCCTTGGCAGGTGCAGGTCTGGCAGGTGTTGCGGTTGGCCTGCTGATCCGTTACCGGGACAAGAAAAAGTATGGTAAGCTGCGTTCCGCCGTTTTCGGCAACATTCTGACCCAGCTGCTCGGCATCTCAGAACCTATGATTTATGGTATTTCTCTGCCTCTGTGGAAACCGTTCCTGGCCGCCAACTTAGGCGGTGCCTGCGGCGGCTTTGTATTAGGCCTGTTTAAGACACAAGGCGCAGAAACAATGATGGTGTCCGGACTTATGGGCGCACTGGTTAACACCAAGCCTCTGGCCTATTTGCTTGGATATGCTGCTGCGGTAATCGGCGCTGCATTCTTTACCTGCCTGCTTGGCGTAAAGAATGAAAACATGGCCGTGTTCTTAGAGGATGAAACGGAGATTAGCAATGTTTAA
- a CDS encoding FAD-dependent oxidoreductase — protein sequence MLMFQQILEHGEITKEQRDNVSFSNHYDAVIIGGGTAGSIAAIYLAKKGRHVLIVEKQNFLGGIHSGAMFHYYQGSPGGIYEAYDAQIEQQKKQYRLPDVFGSHPLIRMCVYEQELEDTNCQISFDSALTGVYTDGRTIAGIQYLSPSGLKEVSADYFIDASAEAVLCRMAGSAKKSSREFDGLSQPFSNVRQFFEKDTCRINFDNIDAGYVRQELAEEYASHIIASLNNPVYSTCQKGQITMGMSPLLGVREGFAIDGIRQLRMDQVIQDQETAEPLFFSSANIDNHVKDMAFESQTLCDWVVGLSMWSTLVSVPIDKEVMIPKALDNVIAAGRILSLDHDMASHTRMMRDCQKSGEAAAAVVEEALCLGLPLQEVPYQALKERLTRTGCLSLDNHYVLKDNPPPERERIAHFDSTKEQIRKGLLSDSPGFAMLAAWKQRITDALKSWLAEDNINLQVNSALVLALCEDDSGFSVLIETAQRRDCYLPQTSKSYNSLRGISAVYALGRLHIAKASEPLLHMLQQNETFINDGVSFDKFIGHMQDYRFQYVSHLIRALLTIADYHPDLHQNIYQGIDEIVLAPQFTVSCTLKSNPDCLHDMTGSLRNYIQWRKNKGEKKL from the coding sequence ATGCTGATGTTTCAACAGATTCTCGAACATGGAGAAATAACAAAGGAACAACGAGATAATGTCTCTTTTTCTAATCATTATGACGCGGTCATTATCGGGGGAGGTACCGCAGGAAGCATTGCAGCAATCTACCTTGCTAAAAAAGGACGTCATGTCCTGATCGTAGAAAAACAGAATTTTCTGGGCGGTATACACAGCGGGGCCATGTTCCATTACTATCAGGGATCTCCCGGTGGGATCTATGAAGCATACGACGCACAGATCGAGCAGCAAAAAAAGCAGTATCGTCTTCCTGATGTGTTTGGGTCTCATCCGCTGATACGTATGTGCGTGTACGAACAGGAATTGGAGGATACAAACTGTCAGATCAGCTTTGATTCCGCTTTGACCGGCGTATATACGGATGGAAGAACAATCGCAGGCATACAGTATCTTTCCCCTTCCGGCCTGAAGGAAGTTTCCGCTGATTACTTTATTGATGCCTCAGCCGAAGCGGTCCTGTGCCGAATGGCAGGATCCGCCAAAAAGAGCAGCAGAGAATTTGATGGCCTGTCACAGCCATTTTCCAATGTACGTCAGTTTTTCGAAAAGGATACTTGCCGCATAAATTTTGATAACATAGATGCGGGTTATGTCCGCCAGGAGCTGGCAGAAGAATATGCCAGCCACATCATCGCTTCCCTGAACAATCCCGTTTACAGCACCTGCCAGAAAGGTCAAATCACCATGGGTATGTCCCCTCTGCTTGGGGTACGAGAAGGATTTGCCATAGATGGGATCCGGCAGCTTCGCATGGATCAGGTGATACAAGACCAGGAAACTGCAGAACCATTATTTTTTTCCAGTGCAAACATTGATAACCATGTGAAGGATATGGCCTTTGAAAGCCAGACTTTGTGCGATTGGGTCGTTGGGCTAAGTATGTGGTCCACCCTGGTTTCGGTACCTATCGATAAGGAAGTGATGATTCCAAAAGCACTGGACAATGTGATCGCAGCTGGGCGTATCTTATCGCTGGATCACGACATGGCTTCCCATACGCGAATGATGCGCGACTGTCAAAAGTCAGGCGAAGCGGCAGCCGCCGTTGTAGAAGAGGCTCTTTGTCTTGGACTTCCGCTGCAGGAGGTTCCGTACCAGGCCTTAAAGGAGAGGCTTACTAGGACGGGCTGCCTTTCTTTGGATAATCATTATGTATTAAAAGACAATCCTCCGCCTGAACGCGAACGGATCGCCCATTTTGATTCAACTAAGGAACAGATCCGCAAGGGCCTGTTATCCGATAGTCCAGGCTTTGCGATGCTGGCTGCATGGAAGCAGCGGATCACAGATGCTTTAAAAAGCTGGCTGGCTGAAGACAATATCAACTTACAGGTAAACAGCGCCTTGGTATTGGCCTTGTGTGAGGATGATTCAGGCTTTTCGGTTTTGATAGAAACGGCACAGCGTAGAGACTGCTATCTGCCGCAAACCAGTAAATCGTACAATTCCTTAAGAGGAATCAGCGCCGTTTACGCATTGGGAAGGCTTCATATTGCCAAGGCAAGTGAACCACTGCTGCATATGCTGCAGCAAAACGAAACCTTTATAAACGACGGTGTATCATTTGATAAATTTATCGGCCATATGCAGGATTACCGATTCCAATATGTGAGTCATCTGATTCGTGCCCTGCTTACAATTGCCGATTACCATCCAGACTTGCACCAGAACATTTATCAAGGGATAGACGAAATCGTTTTGGCTCCCCAATTTACAGTATCTTGTACACTGAAAAGCAATCCTGACTGCTTACATGATATGACAGGAAGCTTACGAAACTACATTCAGTGGAGAAAAAATAAAGGAGAGAAAAAATTATGA
- a CDS encoding MurR/RpiR family transcriptional regulator — protein MVIEIDELVNKYYHKLKETDLIIWKYISTHRKACCDYTIYELADACNVSRTTVLRFAQKISLSGYAELKTLLKLDYKQKSTIYINDPKDLISLYHQIVAEMQNKDFTRINQMIYGAKHIFAYGTGNMQNNVLGEMRRLFQCSGDYIISIQGGSELSYLLKNVTPQDLVFIISFSGETPVALDFARNLCARNVPVISITRLKDNLLSSICDENIYVHTMDFQFYSEYHGYRTESAVGYFIAIETLFLQYQQYKASMRTEQEKAITESTSDPKSD, from the coding sequence ATGGTTATCGAAATAGATGAGCTTGTCAATAAGTATTATCATAAACTGAAAGAAACTGACCTTATCATCTGGAAATACATTTCAACTCATCGGAAAGCTTGCTGCGATTACACCATCTATGAATTGGCTGACGCCTGTAATGTGTCACGCACAACGGTACTGCGCTTTGCGCAAAAGATATCATTAAGCGGCTACGCAGAACTGAAGACCTTATTGAAGCTGGATTATAAGCAGAAATCTACGATTTACATCAACGATCCGAAAGATTTGATTTCGCTTTATCACCAGATCGTTGCCGAGATGCAAAACAAAGACTTTACCAGGATCAACCAGATGATTTACGGTGCTAAGCACATTTTTGCCTATGGTACGGGCAACATGCAAAACAACGTTCTTGGAGAAATGCGGCGGTTGTTCCAGTGCAGCGGTGATTATATTATCAGCATACAGGGTGGGAGCGAATTGTCGTACCTGCTGAAGAATGTTACCCCTCAGGACCTGGTTTTTATCATCTCTTTCAGCGGCGAAACACCGGTCGCATTAGATTTTGCACGGAACCTTTGTGCAAGAAATGTTCCTGTGATATCGATCACCCGCCTAAAGGACAATTTACTGTCCTCGATCTGCGATGAAAACATCTATGTACACACGATGGATTTTCAATTTTATTCAGAATATCATGGCTATCGGACCGAGTCTGCCGTTGGATACTTTATTGCCATTGAAACATTGTTTTTACAGTATCAGCAGTATAAAGCCAGTATGAGAACAGAACAAGAAAAAGCCATAACGGAATCTACCAGCGATCCCAAGTCGGATTAG
- a CDS encoding macrolide family glycosyltransferase: MKLLFVNLPFSGHIFPTLGLVKELTKRNVEVTYLITLEWEERVRAAGAEFSSYENHKKLSVQMRNAYDAALKIADQFDLIIYEQYFFLGKHLAEKCNKPVVRIFTPLAANDKLMDMYLNAGGMFRIFRSDFICRKWTRKVANGIPLKTDSWLKEITHNPPELNLVYTIKEYQPYANEFPDEHYKFLGPSIYQRNQEPVISIENIKKPLIYISLGTVLNISEKFYKKCFSAFKNENVSVVMSVGNKVDLDNLGDIPDNFLVYPFVPQLDVLKKADVFITHGGFNSISEALYFGVPMVVIPAITDQPVNASRIVELNLGKRLNRKHITVALLNGTTISVLHDDKIRQNILDMQKKMRTAGGNKYGADLIINYAAKDAMGKWPV; this comes from the coding sequence ATGAAACTATTATTTGTAAACTTGCCATTCTCTGGTCATATATTCCCTACCCTTGGTTTAGTAAAAGAGCTCACGAAACGAAATGTAGAAGTTACGTATTTGATAACACTTGAATGGGAAGAGAGAGTAAGAGCGGCTGGCGCTGAATTCAGCAGCTATGAAAACCATAAAAAGCTCTCTGTTCAAATGCGAAATGCTTACGACGCTGCGCTTAAAATTGCCGATCAGTTTGATTTGATTATTTATGAGCAATACTTCTTCCTTGGAAAACATCTTGCTGAAAAATGCAATAAACCAGTAGTCAGAATATTTACCCCATTAGCCGCTAATGACAAGTTGATGGATATGTATCTAAATGCAGGAGGTATGTTTCGTATTTTTCGTTCGGATTTTATTTGCAGGAAATGGACAAGAAAGGTTGCTAATGGAATTCCGCTAAAAACGGATTCCTGGCTGAAAGAGATCACGCATAATCCGCCTGAATTAAACCTGGTTTACACAATTAAGGAATATCAGCCATACGCCAATGAATTTCCGGATGAGCACTATAAATTTTTAGGCCCTTCTATTTATCAACGGAATCAAGAGCCTGTGATATCTATTGAAAATATCAAAAAGCCTTTGATTTATATATCTTTAGGTACTGTTTTAAATATATCAGAAAAATTCTATAAAAAGTGTTTCTCCGCTTTTAAGAATGAGAACGTATCGGTTGTTATGTCTGTTGGAAATAAAGTAGATTTAGATAATTTAGGAGACATACCAGATAATTTTCTTGTTTACCCCTTTGTACCGCAACTTGATGTATTAAAAAAAGCGGATGTATTCATTACACACGGAGGTTTCAATAGTATAAGCGAAGCCTTGTATTTTGGGGTGCCCATGGTAGTAATACCTGCGATCACAGACCAGCCTGTAAACGCTTCACGCATTGTAGAGCTGAATTTAGGAAAACGATTAAATCGTAAGCATATAACAGTTGCCTTATTAAATGGCACAACAATATCTGTACTGCATGATGATAAAATTCGTCAAAATATTTTAGATATGCAGAAAAAAATGCGCACAGCCGGTGGCAATAAGTATGGCGCTGATTTAATCATCAATTATGCTGCAAAAGACGCGATGGGTAAATGGCCCGTCTGA
- a CDS encoding TetR/AcrR family transcriptional regulator, protein MRKQSEIRKQELVEIALDQFLANGYEQTTIRSILKIAGGEVGMFYHYFKSKEEIFDCAINLFLDNYVKKIEKIADTSKPIMDVIMDLIKQLHISLYEYSQIKPEKFHWSMDIALHQSTLRRLVPIIEGIIHKAKEAGIITVPLFDNEYELTVFLLFGISGILHDKPLSIMSDIELKQKERTINRLVSSIFGIPLQNSAG, encoded by the coding sequence ATGCGTAAGCAATCGGAAATAAGAAAACAAGAATTAGTAGAAATCGCATTAGATCAATTTTTGGCAAATGGTTATGAACAAACAACGATCCGTTCTATTCTCAAAATTGCGGGTGGCGAGGTCGGTATGTTTTATCACTATTTTAAGTCAAAAGAAGAAATATTTGATTGTGCTATTAATTTATTTCTTGATAATTATGTAAAAAAAATTGAAAAGATTGCTGATACTTCGAAACCTATCATGGACGTCATTATGGATTTAATAAAACAATTACACATATCTTTATATGAGTATTCACAAATAAAACCGGAAAAATTCCATTGGAGCATGGATATTGCGTTACATCAATCTACATTAAGAAGACTGGTTCCGATAATCGAAGGGATTATACACAAGGCAAAAGAGGCAGGAATAATAACAGTTCCCCTATTTGATAATGAATACGAATTGACTGTTTTTCTTCTCTTTGGTATTTCGGGTATTTTGCATGATAAGCCATTATCAATAATGAGTGACATTGAACTTAAACAAAAAGAGCGAACGATCAATAGATTGGTATCCAGTATATTCGGAATTCCTTTGCAGAACAGCGCAGGGTAG
- a CDS encoding helix-turn-helix transcriptional regulator has protein sequence MISILKCGYESRHQKPFHMLRPEGSSDYTLLVVKSEAFFEYDHTYRNLPANTVILYDKYAYVHYGCHTPDYNDDWIHFDLDEKDLPFLMGLKIPFQTPVSLSDAGQLSEFSRLIVMEKHSSHPYRVQILDSLMRTLLYTLASQIHEKPDKASSHKYYGIMNSLRVSILNAPHRKWTIDTMSQSVHMSPSYFQHLYKDLFGTSCMQDVISARLKNACFYLRTTEMSIQSLAGFCGYESEFHFMRQFKKYKNMTPSQYRSHYRNVSP, from the coding sequence ATGATTTCTATTTTGAAATGCGGTTATGAATCCAGACATCAAAAACCATTTCATATGCTTCGCCCGGAAGGTTCTTCTGACTACACCCTTCTTGTGGTAAAATCCGAAGCCTTTTTTGAATACGACCACACTTACAGGAATCTCCCTGCCAATACGGTGATTCTTTATGACAAATATGCTTATGTTCATTACGGCTGCCACACACCGGATTATAACGATGACTGGATCCACTTTGATCTGGATGAAAAAGATCTACCTTTTCTTATGGGTTTAAAAATCCCCTTCCAGACCCCGGTAAGCTTATCTGATGCAGGGCAGCTTTCCGAATTCAGCAGGCTGATCGTAATGGAAAAACATTCCTCTCACCCTTACCGGGTGCAGATTCTGGATTCCCTTATGAGGACTCTCCTTTATACCCTCGCTTCCCAGATCCATGAAAAACCGGATAAAGCGTCTTCTCATAAATACTATGGGATCATGAACAGCCTTCGGGTATCAATTTTAAATGCCCCTCACAGAAAATGGACCATAGATACCATGTCCCAGTCGGTCCACATGAGCCCCTCTTACTTTCAGCATCTATATAAGGATCTTTTCGGAACCTCCTGCATGCAGGATGTGATATCCGCCCGGTTGAAAAATGCCTGTTTCTATCTGAGAACCACGGAAATGTCCATCCAGTCCCTTGCAGGCTTTTGCGGATACGAAAGTGAATTTCACTTTATGCGGCAGTTTAAGAAATATAAAAACATGACGCCCAGCCAGTACCGCTCCCATTACAGGAATGTATCACCATAG
- a CDS encoding glycoside hydrolase family 88 protein, producing MCKEQESSWIDQAVLKVMEKMEWVSEKSKNKIPYTTVNGIHDDRSKGSELAGDNGINWWCNGFWGGMMWQMYHKTGKERYMEIARISEEKLDQCFEDYYGLHHDVGFMYLPTAVADYRLTGNPESRKRGLHAANLLAGRFNPIGRFIRAWNDKTGCSDDTRGWAIIDCLFNIPLLYWASEETKDPRFKQIAMLHADTVMDHFVRGDGSVRHIVEFDPFTGERVRDYGGQGYETGSSWTRGQAWGLYGFLMSFYHTGKQEYLDTAKKIAHYFIAAIPEDGIIPVDFRQPKEPAWCDDTAAAIAACGLIEIGRRAGELEQDMYCKAAEKLLKALYEHHCDFTEENDSILQKGTGSYHSLEHEFPIIYGDYFFMEALFKLKGQDFFLW from the coding sequence ATGTGTAAAGAACAGGAAAGTTCATGGATCGACCAGGCGGTTTTAAAGGTCATGGAAAAAATGGAGTGGGTCAGTGAAAAGTCAAAAAACAAAATTCCCTATACCACAGTAAATGGCATTCATGACGATCGGAGCAAAGGCAGTGAATTAGCAGGAGATAATGGGATCAACTGGTGGTGCAACGGTTTCTGGGGCGGCATGATGTGGCAGATGTATCATAAGACAGGTAAGGAACGTTATATGGAGATCGCCCGGATTTCAGAGGAAAAGCTGGATCAGTGTTTTGAGGATTATTACGGTCTTCATCACGATGTTGGTTTTATGTACCTTCCTACGGCTGTGGCGGATTATCGTCTCACCGGGAATCCGGAATCCAGAAAAAGAGGGCTTCACGCCGCAAATCTTCTAGCAGGGAGGTTTAATCCCATTGGCCGTTTTATACGGGCCTGGAACGATAAAACGGGATGCAGTGATGATACAAGAGGCTGGGCGATCATTGACTGTCTCTTTAATATTCCTCTGCTTTACTGGGCTAGTGAGGAAACAAAAGACCCCAGGTTCAAACAGATTGCCATGCTCCATGCGGACACGGTGATGGATCATTTTGTAAGAGGGGATGGCTCGGTACGCCATATTGTGGAGTTTGATCCTTTTACAGGAGAACGGGTAAGGGATTACGGAGGACAGGGCTATGAGACAGGATCTTCCTGGACTAGAGGCCAGGCATGGGGACTATATGGATTTCTTATGAGCTTTTATCATACCGGGAAACAGGAATACCTTGATACTGCAAAAAAGATCGCCCATTATTTTATAGCAGCAATTCCGGAAGACGGCATCATACCGGTGGACTTTCGCCAGCCAAAGGAGCCTGCATGGTGTGATGATACGGCGGCGGCCATTGCAGCCTGCGGGTTGATCGAAATAGGCAGACGGGCAGGAGAGCTGGAGCAGGATATGTATTGCAAGGCAGCAGAAAAGCTGTTAAAGGCTTTGTATGAGCATCACTGTGATTTCACGGAAGAAAATGATTCCATTCTCCAAAAGGGAACCGGTTCCTATCATAGCCTGGAACATGAATTTCCTATTATTTACGGAGACTATTTCTTTATGGAGGCTTTGTTTAAGTTGAAAGGCCAGGATTTTTTCCTATGGTGA